A genomic region of Oncorhynchus mykiss isolate Arlee chromosome 4, USDA_OmykA_1.1, whole genome shotgun sequence contains the following coding sequences:
- the LOC110522223 gene encoding tetratricopeptide repeat protein 13 isoform X1 produces MAPAGSVVVVALSLLYLSRAIFSTEYLSTLTFFNSELHKHGCSSPSEWEEYTTDCESFILQLEDPDCEEGSNPPCESVFSLNAEKILRQAKLFIEQKRFPFAVDNHNTNEELAIGYVLIGNGLYDEAIKHFSLLLQGDPEVVSAIYGRGIAYGKKSLQDIKNADLALFELSRVITLEPNRPEVYEQRAEILSPLGRISEALSDLSKAIQLQPSARLYRHRGTLLFIAEDYVAAMDDFQQSLDLKKNQPIAMLYKGLTFFHRGMLKEAIETFKEALKLKSDFIDAYKSLGQAYRELGDFEAAMESFQKALMLNQNHIQSLQLRGMMLYHHGSLQEAVGNFKRCLQLEPYNEVCQYMKGLSHVSMGQFYEGIKAQTKVMLNDPLLGQKASSEYLKVKYLREYSRYLHSHLDKPVAEYNVDQDLPGNFKNHWAKHLPFLIEDYEEQPGLQPHIKDVLPQNFESYNIEVQKLICAADHLGALMQYDTPGFLPNRRIHRAMGLATLEVMQAMQRTWSNSKVRVNGKTRQMQWRDMFDIAVKWRRIADPDQPVLWLDQMPARSLSRGFNNHINLIRGQIINIRYLAYFDNILNFIKDRILVYHRAYNPRGLLEVRQALENVNTVEDLLPIMKQFNSKTRDGFTVNSKVPSLKDPGKEYDGFTITITGDRVGNMLFSVETQTTEERTQQYQSEIESIYKDLTAKGKALMLSTELGDADAVCNLILSLVYYFCNLMPLSRGSSVVAYSVVMGALMASGKEVIGRIPKGKLVDFEAMTTHSPDSFSKTAKNWMNLKSLPVWYQSLPSVAGTFPTTRTMIEVLNTDSTSHCPKKS; encoded by the exons ATGGCACCTGCTGGCAGTGTTGTTGTGGTAGCTCTCTCACTTCTGTACTTATCCCGTGCTATATTTTCCACGGAATACCTCTCTACACTCACTTTCTTCAATAGCGAACTGCACAAACATGGTTGCAGCTCTCCGTCAGAGTGGGAGGAATACACAACGGATTGCG AGTCCTTTATTCTACAGTTGGAGGACCCAGACTGTGAGGAAGGAAGCAACCCACCATGCGAGTCTGTCTTCTCTCTCAACGCAGAGAAAATCCTG AGACAAGCCAAGTTGTTTATAGAGCAGAAGCGATTCCCTTTTGCAGTGGACAACCACAACACAAATGAGGAGCTTG CTATAGGATATGTTCTTATTGGCAATGGCCTGTACGATGAAGCCATCAAACACTTCTCCTTGTTACTACAG GGGGATCCAGAGGTAGTCAGTGCCATCTATGGGAGAGGGATAGCATACGGGAAAAAGAGTCTGCAG GACATCAAGAATGCAGACTTGGCGCTGTTCGAGTTGAGCCGAGTCATCACTCTGGAGCCCAACCGCCCTGAGGTATACGAACAGCGGGCAGAG ATCCTTTCTCCGCTTGGGAGGATCAGTGAGGCTCTGAGTGATCTCTCCAAAGCCATCCAGCTCCAGCCCTCCGCCCGCCTCTacagacacagaggaactctgctctTTATCGCCGAG GATTATGTGGCAGCTATGGATGATTTTCAACAGTCTTTGGATCTGAAGAAAAATCAGCCCATTGCCATGCTATACAAAGGTCTAACATTCTTCCACAGAGGAATGCTAAAG GAAGCCATCGAAACATTCAAGGAGGCCCTGAAATTAAAATCTGACTTCATAGATGCGTACAAAAGTCTCGGACAGGCCTACAG GGAGCTTGGAGACTTTGAGGCAGCTATGGAGAGCTTCCAGAAAGCCCTGATGCTCAACCAGAACCACATCCAGTCTCTGCAGTTGAGAGGCATGATGCTGTACCACCATGGCAGTCTCCAGGAGGCAGTCGGCAACTTCAAG AGGTGTCTACAGTTGGAGCCCTACAATGAGGTATGTCAGTACATGAAGGGTTTGAGCCACGTGTCCATGGGTCAGTTCTATGAAGGCATCAAGGCTCAGACTAAAGTCATGTTGAATGACCCTCTGCTGGGCCAGAAGGCAAGCTCGGAATATCTCAAAGTGAAATACCTCCGAG AATACTCTCGCTACTTGCACTCACATCTCGACAAACCTGTGGCAGAATACAATGTTGATCAGGATCTTCCAGGGAACTTCAAAAACCACTGGGCAAAACACCTTCCTTTCCTTATAGAGGACTATGAGGAGCAGCCAGGACTGCAGCCTCATATTAA GGATGTTCTACCTCAGAACTTTGAAAGCTACAACATTGAAGTTCAGAAGCTCATTTGCGCTGCTGATCACCTTGGTGCCCTTATGCAATACGACACACCAGGATTTCTTCCCAATCGCAGAATACACAGAG CCATGGGCCTAGCGACCCTGGAGGTCATGCAGGCTATGCAGCGCACCTGGAGCAATTCAAAGGTGCGAGTCAACGGCAAAACCAGGCAGATGCAGTGGAGAGACATGTTCGATATTGCCGTCAAATGGAGGAG GATCGCTGATCCAGACCAGCCTGTTCTGTGGCTGGACCAGATGCCTGCCAGAAGTCTCAGCCGAGGGTTCAATAACCACATTAACCTCATCAG AGGACAAATCATCAACATAAGATACTTGGCCTACTTTGACAACATACTCAATTTCATTAAAGACAGAATATTGGTTTACCACAG GGCATACAACCCAAGAGGCCTACTGGAAGTCAGACAAGCACTGGAAAATGTCAACACGGTGGAAGACCTTCTCCCCATAATGAAG CAGTTTAACAGTAAAACGAGAGATGGCTTCACAGTTAACTCCAAGGTGCCCAGTCTAAAAGACCCTGGCAAAGAATATGACGGCTTCACAATCACCATAACAGGAGACAG AGTGGGCAACATGCTGTTCTCAGTGGAGACCCAGACCACAGAGGAACGCACTCAGCAGTACCAGTCTGAGATTGAGTCCATCTATAAAGACCTGACTGCCAAGGGCAAGGCTCTCATGCTGTCCACTGAACTTGgg GATGCAGATGCAGTGTGTAATTTAATTCTCTCCCTGGTTTACTACTTCTGTAATCTCATGCCCCTCTCCAGAGGTTCTAG TGTTGTGGCATACTCTGTTGTCATGGGAGCACTGATGGCCAGTGGAAAGGAGGTGATAGGCAGAATCCCCAAAGGGAAG TTGGTTGATTTTGAAGCCATGACAACACACAGTCCTGACAGCTTTAGTAAAACAGCAAAAAACTGGATGAATTTAAAGAG CCTACCAGTGTGGTACCAGAGTCTTCCGTCAGTAGCAGGAACCTTCCCAACGACTAGAACCATGATTGAGGTCCTCAACACGGACTCCACATCGCACTGTCCAAAGAAGTCCTAA
- the LOC110522223 gene encoding tetratricopeptide repeat protein 13 isoform X2, whose product MAPAGSVVVVALSLLYLSRAIFSTEYLSTLTFFNSELHKHGCSSPSEWEEYTTDCESFILQLEDPDCEEGSNPPCESVFSLNAEKILRQAKLFIEQKRFPFAVDNHNTNEELAIGYVLIGNGLYDEAIKHFSLLLQGDPEVVSAIYGRGIAYGKKSLQDIKNADLALFELSRVITLEPNRPEVYEQRAEILSPLGRISEALSDLSKAIQLQPSARLYRHRGTLLFIAEDYVAAMDDFQQSLDLKKNQPIAMLYKGLTFFHRGMLKEAIETFKEALKLKSDFIDAYKSLGQAYRELGDFEAAMESFQKALMLNQNHIQSLQLRGMMLYHHGSLQEAVGNFKRCLQLEPYNEVCQYMKGLSHVSMGQFYEGIKAQTKVMLNDPLLGQKASSEYLKVKYLREYSRYLHSHLDKPVAEYNVDQDLPGNFKNHWAKHLPFLIEDYEEQPGLQPHIKDVLPQNFESYNIEVQKLICAADHLGALMQYDTPGFLPNRRIHRAMGLATLEVMQAMQRTWSNSKVRVNGKTRQMQWRDMFDIAVKWRRIADPDQPVLWLDQMPARSLSRGFNNHINLIRGQIINIRYLAYFDNILNFIKDRILVYHRAYNPRGLLEVRQALENVNTVEDLLPIMKFNSKTRDGFTVNSKVPSLKDPGKEYDGFTITITGDRVGNMLFSVETQTTEERTQQYQSEIESIYKDLTAKGKALMLSTELGDADAVCNLILSLVYYFCNLMPLSRGSSVVAYSVVMGALMASGKEVIGRIPKGKLVDFEAMTTHSPDSFSKTAKNWMNLKSLPVWYQSLPSVAGTFPTTRTMIEVLNTDSTSHCPKKS is encoded by the exons ATGGCACCTGCTGGCAGTGTTGTTGTGGTAGCTCTCTCACTTCTGTACTTATCCCGTGCTATATTTTCCACGGAATACCTCTCTACACTCACTTTCTTCAATAGCGAACTGCACAAACATGGTTGCAGCTCTCCGTCAGAGTGGGAGGAATACACAACGGATTGCG AGTCCTTTATTCTACAGTTGGAGGACCCAGACTGTGAGGAAGGAAGCAACCCACCATGCGAGTCTGTCTTCTCTCTCAACGCAGAGAAAATCCTG AGACAAGCCAAGTTGTTTATAGAGCAGAAGCGATTCCCTTTTGCAGTGGACAACCACAACACAAATGAGGAGCTTG CTATAGGATATGTTCTTATTGGCAATGGCCTGTACGATGAAGCCATCAAACACTTCTCCTTGTTACTACAG GGGGATCCAGAGGTAGTCAGTGCCATCTATGGGAGAGGGATAGCATACGGGAAAAAGAGTCTGCAG GACATCAAGAATGCAGACTTGGCGCTGTTCGAGTTGAGCCGAGTCATCACTCTGGAGCCCAACCGCCCTGAGGTATACGAACAGCGGGCAGAG ATCCTTTCTCCGCTTGGGAGGATCAGTGAGGCTCTGAGTGATCTCTCCAAAGCCATCCAGCTCCAGCCCTCCGCCCGCCTCTacagacacagaggaactctgctctTTATCGCCGAG GATTATGTGGCAGCTATGGATGATTTTCAACAGTCTTTGGATCTGAAGAAAAATCAGCCCATTGCCATGCTATACAAAGGTCTAACATTCTTCCACAGAGGAATGCTAAAG GAAGCCATCGAAACATTCAAGGAGGCCCTGAAATTAAAATCTGACTTCATAGATGCGTACAAAAGTCTCGGACAGGCCTACAG GGAGCTTGGAGACTTTGAGGCAGCTATGGAGAGCTTCCAGAAAGCCCTGATGCTCAACCAGAACCACATCCAGTCTCTGCAGTTGAGAGGCATGATGCTGTACCACCATGGCAGTCTCCAGGAGGCAGTCGGCAACTTCAAG AGGTGTCTACAGTTGGAGCCCTACAATGAGGTATGTCAGTACATGAAGGGTTTGAGCCACGTGTCCATGGGTCAGTTCTATGAAGGCATCAAGGCTCAGACTAAAGTCATGTTGAATGACCCTCTGCTGGGCCAGAAGGCAAGCTCGGAATATCTCAAAGTGAAATACCTCCGAG AATACTCTCGCTACTTGCACTCACATCTCGACAAACCTGTGGCAGAATACAATGTTGATCAGGATCTTCCAGGGAACTTCAAAAACCACTGGGCAAAACACCTTCCTTTCCTTATAGAGGACTATGAGGAGCAGCCAGGACTGCAGCCTCATATTAA GGATGTTCTACCTCAGAACTTTGAAAGCTACAACATTGAAGTTCAGAAGCTCATTTGCGCTGCTGATCACCTTGGTGCCCTTATGCAATACGACACACCAGGATTTCTTCCCAATCGCAGAATACACAGAG CCATGGGCCTAGCGACCCTGGAGGTCATGCAGGCTATGCAGCGCACCTGGAGCAATTCAAAGGTGCGAGTCAACGGCAAAACCAGGCAGATGCAGTGGAGAGACATGTTCGATATTGCCGTCAAATGGAGGAG GATCGCTGATCCAGACCAGCCTGTTCTGTGGCTGGACCAGATGCCTGCCAGAAGTCTCAGCCGAGGGTTCAATAACCACATTAACCTCATCAG AGGACAAATCATCAACATAAGATACTTGGCCTACTTTGACAACATACTCAATTTCATTAAAGACAGAATATTGGTTTACCACAG GGCATACAACCCAAGAGGCCTACTGGAAGTCAGACAAGCACTGGAAAATGTCAACACGGTGGAAGACCTTCTCCCCATAATGAAG TTTAACAGTAAAACGAGAGATGGCTTCACAGTTAACTCCAAGGTGCCCAGTCTAAAAGACCCTGGCAAAGAATATGACGGCTTCACAATCACCATAACAGGAGACAG AGTGGGCAACATGCTGTTCTCAGTGGAGACCCAGACCACAGAGGAACGCACTCAGCAGTACCAGTCTGAGATTGAGTCCATCTATAAAGACCTGACTGCCAAGGGCAAGGCTCTCATGCTGTCCACTGAACTTGgg GATGCAGATGCAGTGTGTAATTTAATTCTCTCCCTGGTTTACTACTTCTGTAATCTCATGCCCCTCTCCAGAGGTTCTAG TGTTGTGGCATACTCTGTTGTCATGGGAGCACTGATGGCCAGTGGAAAGGAGGTGATAGGCAGAATCCCCAAAGGGAAG TTGGTTGATTTTGAAGCCATGACAACACACAGTCCTGACAGCTTTAGTAAAACAGCAAAAAACTGGATGAATTTAAAGAG CCTACCAGTGTGGTACCAGAGTCTTCCGTCAGTAGCAGGAACCTTCCCAACGACTAGAACCATGATTGAGGTCCTCAACACGGACTCCACATCGCACTGTCCAAAGAAGTCCTAA
- the arv1 gene encoding protein ARV1, protein MAKRFRCVECNKDAHELHRDYSNGILKITICGSCQKPVDKYIEYDPVIILIDAILCKTQAFRHILFNTTLNIHWKLCVFCLLCEAYLRWSQLQGSEQSNDPADIIRYTKEWDFYGMFGVAALELGAFSVGVLSFLWLVQWLLGFDFELSLLLKALLLSSYGKVLLIPAVIWEHDYSPLCFSLIKLFVLTSNSQAIRVILNCSRRLSLMAVCVGLLLETCVAQALQTLPWTIQDILPFQ, encoded by the exons ATGGCAAAGCGGTTTAGATGTGTTGAATGCAATAAGGACGCCCACGAGCTTCACAGAGATTACAGTAATGGGATCTTGAAGATAACCATATGT GGATCCTGCCAAAAGCCTGTAGACAAGTACATTGAATATGATCCTGTCATTATTCTGATTGATGCCATTTTATGCAAAACTCAAGCATTCAGACACATTCTGTTCAACACTACATTGAAC ATTCACTGGAAGCTGTGTGTGTTTTGCCTGCTGTGTGAGGCCTACCTGAGGTGGTCACAACTTCAGGGATCTGAGCAGAGCAATGACCCTGCAGACATCATTAGATACACCAAGGAATGGGATTTCTATGGCATGTTTGGGGTGGCAGCTCTTG AATTGGGTGCGTTTTCTGTCGGAGTGCTGTCCTTCCTGTGGCTGGTTCAGTGGTTGCTTGGCTTTGACTTTGAACTGAGCTTACTGCTGAAAGCCCTCCTGCTGTCCAGCTATGGCAAAGTCCTGCTCATCCCTGCAGTCATATGGGAGCATGACTACTCCCCGCTCTGCTTCAGCCTCATCAAGCTGTTTGTGCTCACGTCCAACTCTCAAGCCATAAGAG TCATTCTAAACTGCAGCAGAAGGCTCTCcctgatggctgtgtgtgtgggtctgctGTTAGAAACGTGCGTAGCCCAGGCGTTGCAGACGCTTCCGTGGACCATACAGGACATCCTGCCGTTCCAGTGA